TACCTTGCCGGCGATCTCCCCCGCATATACCAGCTCCGCCAGATACCACTCGCCGCTCTGAAATCTTTTACCTACCGTGTCAAGAGCGCCGGACACCACTGCTATCGCCTTCCTGGCATCTATATCGTGACTTCCGTCGGCTAGAGACGCCGCGACCTCAATCGTGCCTTCCATATCAAGGTCGAGAAACCTGTCATTAAGCTGGGCGAGCGCTTCGTTCCCACCGGTCATCGAACCACCTCCGGAAACTATATTTCCAGCATTACTTTTATCACGTCGTTCGATCTCAGTTGTGTTTCAAAGGCCTCTTTCACTTCATCGAGAGGGAACCTGTAAGATATCATTTCCTTAGTCTTGATCTTGCCCTGATGCATAAGCTCCGTAGCCATATCCCATTTCTGGCCGCCGCAGCCTCTTATGGTGAGGTTATGCCAGATGACAACCTCGCTGATCAGCTCCCGGCTCATCTCGACTCCCTGCTCGAAGAAGCCGACCTGCATCACGGTGCCGAGGAACTTAAGCATGCGCGGCGCCTGGGTGAAAGCCACGGGCGAGCCCGAGCACTCGAAGACGACGTTGGCCTTCCATCCACCGGTAGCCTCTATGACGGCGGATACGGCGTCGACGCTCGACGGGTCGATGACCACGTCGGCCCCGACCTTTGCCGCCATCTCCCTGCGCCCCTTAGACGGCTCGCTGACGATGACTTTGGGAATGCCGAAGGCCTTGCACGCCTGCACCAGCCCGAGCCCGATCATCCCCGATCCAAGTATCACCACTATATCGTCATGCTTGAGATTCGCCTGCTCGAAGGCGTAACAGGCGATCGATGTCGGCTCCACGGTGGCCGCCTCCTCCCAGTCCATGTTGTCAGGGATATGAAGGAATGAATCGCCGACGAGAGGATTTGGCACGGCCACATATTCCGCCATGGCGCCATCGAGACCCTCGCCGGGAACGGCCACACCTTTGCTGTCGATCTGATAGCCGGTGCCCAGAACCCTGTCCCCTTTTTTCAACCCTTTCACGTCCTTACCGATCTCAACTACCTCGCCGCTGAACTCATGGCCGAGGATACGGCTCGGCACAATACCGGTGCGATAGGCATGAAGATCGGTGCCGCAGATGCCGCAGGCTTTAACCTTTACCAGAACGTCGCCGTCACCTATGACAGGCATGTCGACGGATTCCAATCGAATATCGCGCGGGCCGTGAATTATAGCTGCCTTCATTTGACCCCCTTTAAAAAGTTATAGCAGTATAACAGCATCACAGGCATTAGGCAATAACTTTTCGTTGAACAGGAAAATACGATTAATAAAAGTGAATATGAAATAAGGGTTACCTTTAGAACGAAATATGGTTATACGA
This sequence is a window from Dehalococcoidia bacterium. Protein-coding genes within it:
- a CDS encoding zinc-binding dehydrogenase, with product MKAAIIHGPRDIRLESVDMPVIGDGDVLVKVKACGICGTDLHAYRTGIVPSRILGHEFSGEVVEIGKDVKGLKKGDRVLGTGYQIDSKGVAVPGEGLDGAMAEYVAVPNPLVGDSFLHIPDNMDWEEAATVEPTSIACYAFEQANLKHDDIVVILGSGMIGLGLVQACKAFGIPKVIVSEPSKGRREMAAKVGADVVIDPSSVDAVSAVIEATGGWKANVVFECSGSPVAFTQAPRMLKFLGTVMQVGFFEQGVEMSRELISEVVIWHNLTIRGCGGQKWDMATELMHQGKIKTKEMISYRFPLDEVKEAFETQLRSNDVIKVMLEI